The region AGCTTCTCACCTGTTTGAATCATGCTCAGTCCTTTGCATCGATGCGAAGCACGCTCGCACGTTGTCGTGTCGCAGTGAATTTCAGCGTCTGCCTAACTGCAGGCTCCGCCATCCGGCGACAGTTGCCCCATCCGCTTCGCGAATCCGAAGAGGGCACTTGTCCTTACCGCGAATCAGACGATACGCGGCTTGTTCGCCGTTCACCCGCCACGCTCGTGCATTCGCCCGCCAGTGCTACGCTGCTGTACAACCCGCAGCACCGCAACGAAAGCCTGCTCGTGCGCTCAGTCCGCCTGCTTGCGCAGGAATGCCGGAATGTCGTACGTATCGACGCCCTTTTCCTGCAGCGCCTGCACGTGCGAAGCCGCCGTATCGCGCGACGTGCGCCACACAGCCGGCGTATCCAGCGCGCCGTAATCGGCCGTGCTTGCATGATGCGAGGACGACGGTGCGTAAGCAGCGTGCGCGCCGATCGGCTGGTTGTCCGTGCCGGTGCGCAGGAGCGTCATCGGTGCCGATTGCTGCTTCTTCGCCGCACGGCCCAGACCCGTTGCCACGACCGTCACGCGCAGCGCGTCGCCCATCGCATCGTCATACACCGCGCCGAAGATCACCGTTGCGTCTTCTGCCGCATAGCTCTTGATGGTGTTCATCACTTCGCGCGTTTCCGACAAACGCAGCGAACGGCTCGACGTGATGTTGACCAGCACGCCACGCGCGCCCGACAGATCCACACCTTCCAGCAGCGGGCTGGCCACAGCCTGCTCAGCAGCCAGACGTGCGCGATCGACGCCGGCAACCGTCGCCGTGCCCATCATCGCCTTGCCCTGCTCGCCCATCACCGTCTTCACGTCTTCGAAGTCGACGTTCACCAGACCGTCGACGTTGATGATTTCCGCGATGCCGGCAACTGCGTTGTTCAGAACGTCGTCTGCGCACTGGAAGCACTTGTCCATCTCGGCGTCATCGCCCATCACCTCGAACAGCTTGTCGTTCAGAACGACGATCAGCGAGTCGACGTGATCCTCCAGTTGCTGCGAACCGGCTTCTGCCACGCGCATGCGCTTGCCGCCTTCGAATTCGAACGGCTTGCTGACCACGCCAACAGTCAAGATACCCATTTCCTTGGCGATCTGCGCGACCACCGGTGCTGCGCCCGTGCCCGTGCCGCCACCCATACCGGCGGTGATGAACACCATGTGCGCGCCGCGCAGTGCGTCGGCGATGCGTTCACGTGCTTCTTCTGCTGCCGCGCGGCCCATTTCCGGCTTGGCGCCAGCGCCAAGACCCGTATTGCCGAGCTGGATCACCGCAGAGGCGCGCGAACGCGACAGCGCCTGCGCGTCCGTGTTCATCACGATGAAGTCGACGCCTTGCACGCCTTTGTTGATCATGTGCTGAACGGCATTGCCGCCAGCGCCACCTACTCCGATCACCTTGATGATGGTGCCGTTCGTTTCGGTTTCCAGCATCTGGAATTCCATGTTGCCTCCGTCAAGATAAAAAATTACAGCCACTCGGCCGTTATTCGGCAGGAGATCGGGCAACCCCCTGTCGCGCGCCAGCCGCCGGCACCAGCGCGTATTTTCGAAACTGTTTCTGAAAAGCGAATTCGTTAGAAGTTGCCGAGGAACCAGTCTTTCATTCGCGTGAAGACCTGGCCCATCGACCCCGACTGCACTGCGACCTTGCGGCCGCGCATCCGTTGCGAGCGTCCTTCGACGAGCAGACCCATCGCCGTCGAATAACGCGGGTTACGCACGACGTCGGCAAGACCGCCCGCGTATTCCGGCACGCCGATCCGCACCGGCTTCAGGAAAATGTCCTCGCCGAGTTCGACCATGCCGAGCATCATCGACGCGCCGCCGGTCAGCACCACGCCGGAGCTCAGCAATTCCTCGTAACCCGACTCGCGCACCACCTGCTGCACGAGCGAAAACAGTTCTTCGACGCGCGGCTCGACCACCGCCGCCAATGCCTGGCGCGACAGCGTGCGCGGCCCGCGCTCGCCGAGACCCGGCACTTCGATCATTTCGTCAGGATCAGCGAGAGCCTGCTTCGCAATGCCGTAGTCGACCTTGATGTCTTCCGCGTCCGGCGTCGGCGTGCGCAAGGCCATCGCGATGTCGCTGGTGATCTGGTCACCGGCGATTGGGATCACGGCCGTATGACGAATTGCGCCTTCGCTGAAAATCGCAATATCAGTCGTGCCGCCGCCGATATCGACCAGCACCACGCCGAGTTCCTTTTCGTCTTCCGTCAGCACCGCCAGCGACGAAGCGAGCGGCTGCAGGATCAGATCGTTCACTTCGAGCCCGCAACGGCGCACGCACTTCACGATGTTCTGCGCCGCGCTCACCGCGCCGGTGACGATATGCACCTTCACTTCCAGGCGGATGCCGCTCATGCCGATCGGCTCGCGCACATCTTCCTGACCGTCGATGATGAATTCCTGCGTCAGGATGTGCAGCACCTGCTGATCGGTCGGGATGTTGATCGCTTTCGCCGTCTCGATCACGCGCGCGACGTCCGTCTGCGTGACTTCCTTTTCCTTGATCGCCACCATGCCGCTCGAATTGAAGCTGCGGATATGGCTGCCGGCGATCCCGGTAAATACGTTCGTGATCTTGCAGTCGGCCATCAGCTCGGCCTCTTCGAGCGCGCGCTGAATGGACTGCACGGTGGCCTCGATGTTCACCACCACGCCCTTCTTGAGCCCCTTTGATTCGCTCTGGCCGAGGCCGATCACCTCGTAGTGACCCTCGCCCTTCAACTCGGCGACGATAGCCACTACCTTCGACGTCCCAATGTCGAGGGCGACCAGCAGATCTTTATAGTCTTTACTCATAGCGTGCTCATTGCGTGTGATGTCCGTTTACTTCTTGCCCTTGTCGGGTTCGCTGATAAAGCGCATGCCAGCGGCACGAATCGCGAAACCGTTCGGATAGCGCAAGTCCGCATACTCGATATCCTTTCCCCAACGTTGCGTCACCGCGTTCCACGCCGCGGTCAGGCGGCGGGTCCGATCGAGCAGCGTGTCATGATTGCGTTCGCGCCCAAGTTCCACCTGCATACCGTTCGACAGCTTCACCGTCCACGCGTAACGCGGCGACAGCGTGACTTCTTCGGGCGTTGCGCCCAACGGCGCAAACCACTTCTTGAAGTCGCTATAACGCGCGACGACTTCTTTTGCCGTACCATCCGGGCCGTCGAACGCGGGCAGCTCTTCTTCCAGCTCGCCCTGGTTGGCGGTGAACAGTTCGCCGTCCACGCTCACCAGCTGATCGCTGCCCCACGTTCCAAGCGGTTTGTACTCTTCAAGCGTGACAGCCAGTGCATTCGGCCAGACCCGGCGCACGCTCGCGTGACGCACCCACGGCATCTGCTCGAACGCCTGCCGTGCGGCGTCGAGATCCACCGTAAAAAAGTTGCCCTTCAACCGCCCTACTACGCCGGCGCGCACCGTCGGCGAATTGATGTGCTCGGTGTCGCCGTCGATCTGGATTTCGCGCAGCGCGAAATTCGGACGCTGGATCATCCAGAAACCGCCAGCCGCCAGCAGCACGAGCACCAGCAACGCATGCAATGCGTTGGCGGCGAAATTGAGCTGGCGAACGTTGTTCCACATGGAGTTGCTTTCGGGTTGCCCCGGTTAGTCCTTTGTTAGTCCTTGAGCGTCAGCGCCAACACGCCGACAACCAGTTCCTGATAGCTGATGCCCACCGCGCGCGCCGCTTTAGGCGGCAGCGAGTGATCGGTCATGCCAGGTGCCGTGTTCACTTCGAGGAAGTACGGGTTGCCGCCGGCGTCGAGCATGAAATCGGCGCGGCCCCAATCGGTACAGCCGAGCACGTCGAACGCGCGGCGCGCCAGCACTTTCAGGCGTGACTCTTCGTCAGCCGGCAGGCCGCACGGAATCAGGTACTGCGTGTCGTTGGCGATGTACTTCGCGTGGTAGTCGTAGAACTCGCCGGCCGGCACGATGCGGATCACCGGCAGATCCAGATCGCCGGCAATGCACGCGGTGTACTCGCCGCCGCCTTCGATGCTCTTTTCCACCACGACGATCCTGTCGTACTTGACCGCTTCGAGCAGCGCCGCCGGCAATGCGTCGGCGCTTTTCACCTTGATCACCGCGACGCTCGAGCCTTCGCTGGCCGGCTTCACGAACAGCGGCAAGCCGAGCTTCGCGACGATGTCTTTCGCGCGTGCTTCGTAGTCGTCGCCACGCAGCACGGCTTCGAACGGCGGCGTCGGAATGCCGAGCTGCTGCCACACGAGCTTGGTGCGGAACTTGTCCAGACCAAGCGCCGAGCCGAGCACGCCGCTACCGGTGTAACGGATGCCGTAAAAATCCAGCGCGCCCTGAATCTGACCGTTCTCGCCGTAGCCGCCATGCAGCGCGTTGAACGCGCGCACGAAGCCTTCGTCCTTCAACGCAGCGAGCGGACGCTCGGCCGGATCGAACGGATGCGCGTCGATACCGGCGTCGCGCAGACCTTGCAGCACGAGGCGGCCGGAATTGAGCGACACCTCGCGCTCGGCGGAGTCCCCACCGAGCAGCACTGCTACTTTGCCGAATTGTTTAGGGTCGATGCTGCTCATCTCACTCATACCTTCGTTTCTTGCGCGAGGCGTCCCGGCACGCTGCCGATCGAACCCGCGCCCATCGTGATCACTACATCGCCGTCGCGCACCACTGCTGAGAGCGCGTCCGGCACTTCATCCACCGTATCGACAAACACCGGCTCGACCTTGCCCGCCACGCGCAGCGCGCGTGCGAGCGCGCGGCCGTCCGCGGCGACGATCGGCGCTTCGCCGGCCGAATAGACTTCGGTCAGCACAAGGGCGTCGACGGTCGACAGCACCTTCACAAAATCTTCGAAGCAATCGCGCGTGCGCGTGAAGCGGTGCGGCTGGAATGCCAGCACCAGACGCCGCCCCGGAAACGCACCGCGCGCCGCCGCCACCGTCGCCGCCATTTCGACCGGGTGATGGCCGTAATCGTCGACCAGCGTGTACGTGCCGGCAGCGTTGCCTTCCGATACGACCGGCACTTCGCCGTAGCGCTGGAAGCGTCGGCCCACGCCGTTGAAATCCGCGAGCGCTCGCTGGATATCGGCATCTTTCACTTCAAGTTCAGTCGCAATTGCAATTGCAGCCAAAGCGTTCTGCACGTTGTGCTCGCCTGGCAGGTTCAAGACGATGTCGATCGGCGTCGCGTCTTCGCGCATTGCCGTGAAATGCATCTTGCCGCCGCGCGCTTCGACGTTGACCGCGCGTACCTGTGCGTCCGGCGCAAAACCGTAACGGATGATCGGCTTCGACACGAACGGCAGGATCTCCTTCACGTTCGGATCGTCGACGCACAGCACCGCGATCCCGTAGAACGGCAGACGGTGCGTGAATTCGATGAACGCCTGCTTGAGCCGCGCGAAGTCGTGGCCGTAGGTGTCCATGTGATCGGCGTCGATGTTCGTGATGACCTCGATCACCGGGAACAGATTCAGGAACGACGCATCCGACTCGTCCGCTTCGGCGACGATGAAATCGCCCGTGCCCAGACGCGCATTCGCGCCCGCGCTGATCAGCCGGCCGCCGATCACGAAAGTCGGATCGAGACCGCCCGCCGCCAGCACGCTCGCCACCAGTGAAGTGGTGGTGGTCTTGCCGTGCGTCCCGGCAATCGCGATGCCCTGCTTCAGGCGCATCAGTTCTGCGAGCATCACGGCGCGCGGCACGATCGGAATTCGGCGATGGCGCGCGGCCAGCACTTCCGGGTTGTCACTGCGCACCGCGGTGGAAACAACCACGGCGTTCGCCCCTTCGATGTTCTCCGCCGCGTGGCCAATCGCGATCCGCGCGCCGAGGGCGGCGAGGCGGTCGGTGATCGCGTTGCTCGACAGGTCCGAGCCGCTCACCTGATAGCCGAGGTTGACCAGCACCTCCGCGATGCCGCTCATGCCGACACCGCCGATGCCGACAAAGTGAATATGTTTGACGATGTGTTTCATTGCTTTCCTTCTGGGCTCGCGCCCGAAATCGAACCCGCCACAGTCGCGCAAATCTGCGCGACCTGTTCAGTGGCGTCGGGTTTCGCGAGCGAGCGCGAACGCTCTGCCATCTCTGCGAGGGTTTCTCGCGTCTGGCTGCGCAACCAGTCGGCGAGTGTTGCCGCCGACAGATCGCGTTGCTGCACGACCAGCGCCGCGCCGTTGTCGGCGAGGAACGCTGCATTAGTGGTTTGGTGATCGTCTACTGCAAATGGGAACGGCACGAAAAACGCCGCCACCCCTACTGCTGCAATCTCCGACACCGTCATCGCGCCCGAACGGCAGATCACCAGATCCGCGTTCGCATACGCGCCCGTCATGTCGTCGATGAAAGGCACGAGTTCTACATCGGCGCCCGCTTGCAGGCCTGCCGCCGCGTAGTTCTCACGCAGCGCTTCAATATGCTTCGCGCCCGCCTGATGCACGATGCGCGGACGTTCATTCGGCGCCAGCAGCGCTACCGCACGCGGCACGACTTCATTCAATGCCGCCGCGCCCAGGCTGCCGCCCACCACCAGCACATTCAGCGGACCGCTGCGCTCTGCGTAGCGTGCTTTGGGTGCAATTGCGCGAGCAAGTTCCGCCCGAATTGGGTTTCCGGTCCATTCGCCGTGCGGCAGCGCATTCGGGAATGCAACCAGCACGCGTTTGGCGAGCTTCGCGAGCACCTTATTGGCGAGACCCGCGATCGAATTCTGTTCGTGCAGCACCAGCGGACGGCCGCTCAACGCGGCCATCAAACCCGCCGGAAACGTGATGTAGCCGCCCATGCCGAGCACGACGTCGGGCTTCACGCGACGCAACACGCTCAGACTTTGCGAGCAGGCGCGCAGCAGGTTCAGCGGCAACATCAGCTTGGTCTTCAGGCCCTTGCCGCGCAGTCCGCCGAAGCGCACGTATTCCATCGGGATGCCGTGTTTCGGCACCAGCGTGGCCTCCATGCCTGCGGGGTTGCCAAGCCATACGACCTTCCAGCCCCACGCCTGCATCAGGTGCGCGACCGCGAGCCCCGGGAACACGTGTCCCCCGGTGCCACCGGCCATCACCATCAGCGTGCGTTGCGGGAGAGCCGTCATACCTTCCCCCCACGCATCAGCAAAAAAGGAATTCGTTTTGGCTTCGCCGAAATCGTGCGCTGCTGCATGGGGGTCATACCTTCCCCCCACGCATCAGCAAAAAAGGGAATTCGTTTTGGCTTCGCCGAAATCGTGCGCTGCTGCATGGGGGTCATACCTTCCCCCCACGCATCAGCACACGATTTTCATAATCCACGCGCATCAACACAGCCACCGCCACACAGTTCAGCAAGATGCCCGACCCGCCGTAGCTGACGAGCGGCAACGTGAGACCTTTAGTCGGCAGCAGGCCAAGATTCACACCCATATTGATAAAGGTCTGCGCGCCGAACCAGATGCCGATACCCTTCGCGACCAGCCCAGCAAACGTGCGGTCGAGCGCGAGCGCCTGACGCCCGATCTCGAACGAGCGGCGCACGATCCAGTAGAACATCAGAATCACGACGAGCACGCCGACAAAACCGAGTTCCTCGCCAATCACGGCGAGAATGAAGTCGGTATGCGCTTCCGGCAGATAGTTGAGCTTCTCGACGCTGCCGCCCAAGCCCACGCCGAACCACTCGCCGCGGCCGAAAGCAATCAGCGAGTGCGTCAATTGATACGCCTTGCCCTGCGCGTAACGGTCGTCCCACGGATCGAGGTAAGCGAAGATCCGCTCACGACGCCACGGCGATGCCCACACCAGCAAGCTGAACGTGCCCACCGCGGTGGCCACCAGGCCGCCGAACAGCTTGCCGTTCACGCCACCGAGGAACAGCACGCCCATCGCGATCGCGGCGATCACCATAAACGCGCCCATGTCCGGTTCGAGCAGCAGCAACGCGCCGACGAGACCCACCGCGACCGCCATCGGCAGAAAGCCTTTGGCGAAACTGTGCATGTATTCCTGCTTGCGCACCGTATAGTTCGCCGCGTAAATCGTCACGGCCAGCTTCATGATTTCCGACGGCTGCATGTTCGTGATGCCGAGCGGAATCCAGCGGCGCGCGCCGTTCACACCCTTACCGACGTGCGGGATCAGCACGATCACCAACGCGGCGAGCGAAATCAGGAAGAGCTTCGGCGCGTATTTATCCCACGTCGAGATCGGAATGCGGAACGACACGACGCCGATCACCGAACCCATCACCACGAAAATGATCTGGCGCACGAGGAATGCGTAATCGCGGTACGACGCGTACTTCGGCGAATCGGGCATCGCGATCGACGCCGAATACACCATCACGACGCCAAGCCCGAGCAACGCGACGACCACCCACAGCAACGAGTGATCGTAGTCGAGCATCCGCGAGCGCAGCGGACGCACGCCATTCACGGCGCTCGCGAGACCACTGCCGCCGGTGCGGCCGGAGGCGCGGCCCGTGCTACCCGTATCGCCATTGCCATTGCCAGCGCGGGAGCCGGCGAGGCGCGAACCGAAGCGTTCCGACCAGCTCATATCATCGTCCCCCGTTCAGCCGCGATGTCTTCCACCGTGCTGCGGAACACCGCCGCGCGATGTGCATAACCCTTGAACATGTCGAAGCTCGCGCAAGCCGGCGACAGCAGCACGGCGTCCCCTGGCTGCGCCAATGCGGTGGCGGCCCGCGTCGCTTCTTCGAGCGTCGCGTGGTCGGTCATCGCGATGCCGGTATCTTCGAGCGCGGCGCGGATCTGCGGCGCGTCGCGGCCGATCAGCATCACGGCGCGGCACCAGCGCATCACCGGCGCGGCGAGCGGTTCGAAATCCTGGCCCTTACCGTCGCCGCCGGCGATCAGCACCGCGCGTTGCGCGAGACCGTCGAGTGCGGCAACCGTCGCGCCGACGTTGGTGCCCTTGCTGTCATCGACGTAATCGACGCCTTCGATCGACGCAATCAATTCCACGCGATGCGGCTCGCCGCGGTATTCGCGCAGGCCGTGCAGAAGCGGTGCGCCTGGCAGGCCGATCGCGCGCGCCAGTGCATACGCAGCCAACGCGTTCGCAGCGTTGTGCAGGCCGCGAATGCGCAGCGCGTCCGCCGGCATCAGGCGTTTGAGCGCGATATTCTTCGGCGCCGCCACTTCGTTCTTGCGACGGCGCGCCGGCGTCCCCTTGGCGGATTCGTCGCTGGCGTCGCGATCGTGCGCTTCGACCAGCCAGATCATGCCGTTGTCGCGCAGCAGACCATAGTCGCCGTCGTTCTTCGGCTCAGTGACGCCGAAAGTGATCATCGCTGCATCAGCGTCGGCTGAAGGCGCCAGCGCCATCACACGCGAGTCGTCGCGATTCAGCACGCGCACGGTTTGTGTACCGAAGATGCGGCCCTTCGCGGCGGCGTA is a window of Paraburkholderia phytofirmans OLGA172 DNA encoding:
- the ftsZ gene encoding cell division protein FtsZ gives rise to the protein MEFQMLETETNGTIIKVIGVGGAGGNAVQHMINKGVQGVDFIVMNTDAQALSRSRASAVIQLGNTGLGAGAKPEMGRAAAEEARERIADALRGAHMVFITAGMGGGTGTGAAPVVAQIAKEMGILTVGVVSKPFEFEGGKRMRVAEAGSQQLEDHVDSLIVVLNDKLFEVMGDDAEMDKCFQCADDVLNNAVAGIAEIINVDGLVNVDFEDVKTVMGEQGKAMMGTATVAGVDRARLAAEQAVASPLLEGVDLSGARGVLVNITSSRSLRLSETREVMNTIKSYAAEDATVIFGAVYDDAMGDALRVTVVATGLGRAAKKQQSAPMTLLRTGTDNQPIGAHAAYAPSSSHHASTADYGALDTPAVWRTSRDTAASHVQALQEKGVDTYDIPAFLRKQAD
- the ftsA gene encoding cell division protein FtsA encodes the protein MSKDYKDLLVALDIGTSKVVAIVAELKGEGHYEVIGLGQSESKGLKKGVVVNIEATVQSIQRALEEAELMADCKITNVFTGIAGSHIRSFNSSGMVAIKEKEVTQTDVARVIETAKAINIPTDQQVLHILTQEFIIDGQEDVREPIGMSGIRLEVKVHIVTGAVSAAQNIVKCVRRCGLEVNDLILQPLASSLAVLTEDEKELGVVLVDIGGGTTDIAIFSEGAIRHTAVIPIAGDQITSDIAMALRTPTPDAEDIKVDYGIAKQALADPDEMIEVPGLGERGPRTLSRQALAAVVEPRVEELFSLVQQVVRESGYEELLSSGVVLTGGASMMLGMVELGEDIFLKPVRIGVPEYAGGLADVVRNPRYSTAMGLLVEGRSQRMRGRKVAVQSGSMGQVFTRMKDWFLGNF
- a CDS encoding cell division protein FtsQ/DivIB — translated: MWNNVRQLNFAANALHALLVLVLLAAGGFWMIQRPNFALREIQIDGDTEHINSPTVRAGVVGRLKGNFFTVDLDAARQAFEQMPWVRHASVRRVWPNALAVTLEEYKPLGTWGSDQLVSVDGELFTANQGELEEELPAFDGPDGTAKEVVARYSDFKKWFAPLGATPEEVTLSPRYAWTVKLSNGMQVELGRERNHDTLLDRTRRLTAAWNAVTQRWGKDIEYADLRYPNGFAIRAAGMRFISEPDKGKK
- a CDS encoding D-alanine--D-alanine ligase, giving the protein MSSIDPKQFGKVAVLLGGDSAEREVSLNSGRLVLQGLRDAGIDAHPFDPAERPLAALKDEGFVRAFNALHGGYGENGQIQGALDFYGIRYTGSGVLGSALGLDKFRTKLVWQQLGIPTPPFEAVLRGDDYEARAKDIVAKLGLPLFVKPASEGSSVAVIKVKSADALPAALLEAVKYDRIVVVEKSIEGGGEYTACIAGDLDLPVIRIVPAGEFYDYHAKYIANDTQYLIPCGLPADEESRLKVLARRAFDVLGCTDWGRADFMLDAGGNPYFLEVNTAPGMTDHSLPPKAARAVGISYQELVVGVLALTLKD
- the murC gene encoding UDP-N-acetylmuramate--L-alanine ligase — translated: MKHIVKHIHFVGIGGVGMSGIAEVLVNLGYQVSGSDLSSNAITDRLAALGARIAIGHAAENIEGANAVVVSTAVRSDNPEVLAARHRRIPIVPRAVMLAELMRLKQGIAIAGTHGKTTTTSLVASVLAAGGLDPTFVIGGRLISAGANARLGTGDFIVAEADESDASFLNLFPVIEVITNIDADHMDTYGHDFARLKQAFIEFTHRLPFYGIAVLCVDDPNVKEILPFVSKPIIRYGFAPDAQVRAVNVEARGGKMHFTAMREDATPIDIVLNLPGEHNVQNALAAIAIATELEVKDADIQRALADFNGVGRRFQRYGEVPVVSEGNAAGTYTLVDDYGHHPVEMAATVAAARGAFPGRRLVLAFQPHRFTRTRDCFEDFVKVLSTVDALVLTEVYSAGEAPIVAADGRALARALRVAGKVEPVFVDTVDEVPDALSAVVRDGDVVITMGAGSIGSVPGRLAQETKV
- the murG gene encoding undecaprenyldiphospho-muramoylpentapeptide beta-N-acetylglucosaminyltransferase — encoded protein: MTALPQRTLMVMAGGTGGHVFPGLAVAHLMQAWGWKVVWLGNPAGMEATLVPKHGIPMEYVRFGGLRGKGLKTKLMLPLNLLRACSQSLSVLRRVKPDVVLGMGGYITFPAGLMAALSGRPLVLHEQNSIAGLANKVLAKLAKRVLVAFPNALPHGEWTGNPIRAELARAIAPKARYAERSGPLNVLVVGGSLGAAALNEVVPRAVALLAPNERPRIVHQAGAKHIEALRENYAAAGLQAGADVELVPFIDDMTGAYANADLVICRSGAMTVSEIAAVGVAAFFVPFPFAVDDHQTTNAAFLADNGAALVVQQRDLSAATLADWLRSQTRETLAEMAERSRSLAKPDATEQVAQICATVAGSISGASPEGKQ
- the ftsW gene encoding putative lipid II flippase FtsW, with protein sequence MSWSERFGSRLAGSRAGNGNGDTGSTGRASGRTGGSGLASAVNGVRPLRSRMLDYDHSLLWVVVALLGLGVVMVYSASIAMPDSPKYASYRDYAFLVRQIIFVVMGSVIGVVSFRIPISTWDKYAPKLFLISLAALVIVLIPHVGKGVNGARRWIPLGITNMQPSEIMKLAVTIYAANYTVRKQEYMHSFAKGFLPMAVAVGLVGALLLLEPDMGAFMVIAAIAMGVLFLGGVNGKLFGGLVATAVGTFSLLVWASPWRRERIFAYLDPWDDRYAQGKAYQLTHSLIAFGRGEWFGVGLGGSVEKLNYLPEAHTDFILAVIGEELGFVGVLVVILMFYWIVRRSFEIGRQALALDRTFAGLVAKGIGIWFGAQTFINMGVNLGLLPTKGLTLPLVSYGGSGILLNCVAVAVLMRVDYENRVLMRGGKV
- the murD gene encoding UDP-N-acetylmuramoyl-L-alanine--D-glutamate ligase, with product MFGEKFRDRQKPMVLVLGLGESGLAMARWCARHGCRLRVADTREVPPNLSALEAHSVDAEFIGGPFSLSLLEGVELVAISPGLSPLAADLLPLISAAREQDIPVWGELEFFAQALKTLGESGYVPKVIAITGTNGKTTTTSLTGLLCERAGKKVAVAGNISPAALDKLSEAIDNTALPDVWVLELSSFQLETAHTFTPDAAVVLNITQDHLDWHGGLDAYAAAKGRIFGTQTVRVLNRDDSRVMALAPSADADAAMITFGVTEPKNDGDYGLLRDNGMIWLVEAHDRDASDESAKGTPARRRKNEVAAPKNIALKRLMPADALRIRGLHNAANALAAYALARAIGLPGAPLLHGLREYRGEPHRVELIASIEGVDYVDDSKGTNVGATVAALDGLAQRAVLIAGGDGKGQDFEPLAAPVMRWCRAVMLIGRDAPQIRAALEDTGIAMTDHATLEEATRAATALAQPGDAVLLSPACASFDMFKGYAHRAAVFRSTVEDIAAERGTMI